The genomic region GCTGCGCGGCCTGGTCGCCTCTTCCGTCGCCATCAGCACACCGGGCTCGACGGCCTGGAACGTGGTCGAGTGCACGCGCAACTGGCGGACGTACTTCGAGCCGGGGCGCGAGCCGGTGCGCACCTCGCGCAGCTCAAGGTCGGGTCGCAGGCGGTTGATCGGCGGCGGCTGGCTGTCGCGCTGGTCGACGGCGGATCGCAGCCGGCCCTGCTCGTCGCGGGCGCCTTCCGTGTGCGGCGCCGACGTGGCGGCGCCGCGCAGCTCCATCGGGGCGCGCGGCTGGCGCGGCGGGGCCGGGCGCGAGATTATGCGCCGGCGCCCGGCATCTCCATCGACAGGCCCTTCGCCCGGAGCGCCTTGCTCTGGCGCCGGACGGTCTTCATCGGCCATGGCTCACCCCGTCCGCGCCGGTCTGACGGCTAGCGCTCGACCCCCTCATTGGCGAGTGTATCGCGGAAGATCCAGACCTGACACGGCGCCTCGCGCAGCAGGTGGTCGATCTTGGCGCCGACGGTGGGCTCGCCGATGCGCTCTTTCAGCTCCAGCCCGAGGAAGATCGCGTCCACGGCGAGGTTCTCGGCCTCGTCGATGATGCTGTTGCCCGCATCGCGCGCCTGCAGCAGCTCGGTTTCGACGTTCTGGCCCATCGCCTTGCCGATCTCCTCGGCGCGCGTGAGGATCTCGTTGCCGCGCTTCGACTCGGCCACCATCGGGTCGTCGATCGGCAGCGAGCGGCGCACGACGATCACGTGCACGGCGAAGACCTGCCCGCCGGTGCGGTTGGCGATGTCGCAGGCCAGCGCCAGTGCGGAGAAGGCCACCTCCGACCCATCGCAGGGCACCAGCATGCGGCGCGGGTGCAGCAGGGCGTCCGTACCTGGTAGCGGCTGGGCGGGCATGCAGGCACCTCGCGAGCGCGGCTCCGGCACCGGCGTTCTACCCGGCGCGGGCTGGCAGCGCGCGACGCGGGCGGCGCGACACCAGTGACCGTATGCAGACCATAGCAGCCCCGCGCACCACGTTCCAGCAAGCGGATAGGGGGCCGGGTGCTCAGCCGCCGGCCGCGGCGCCGGCGGCGACGGGCAGCGGGTTGGCGGCGCGCCAGAGGTGGTACTGGCTGCGGGGCAGCGACTCGTCGCGGCGCAGCTCCCAGAGGCGGCGGTAGGCGTAGCGCACGGCGTCAACCAGCGCCTCGCGGCCGTTGTCGTTGCGCAGCAACAGATCCGCCGCGCCGGCCCGCTGCTCCCAGGGCCGCTGGCTCGCCAGCCGCTGCGCCGCCTGCGCCGCGTCGAAGCCGTCGCGCGCCATCAGCCGCGCTTTCGCCGTCTCCGGCCGGCAGACCACCAGCCAGGTGGCATCGCACCAGCCGGCGTAACCCGGCTCGATCAGGTTCACCGCCTCCATCACGCCGCAGCCGTCCTCCGGCAGCGTGGCCCGCCAGCGGTCGATCTCGGCCTTGATCGTGCCGGTGATGTCGCCCATGGCACGCGTCAGCCGCCGCATCGCTTCCGGCTGGCCGAAGACCCTGGCGCCCAGCTTGCGCCGGTCGATCGCGCCGTCCGGGCCGACGACGTCTGCGCCGAACTCGGCGACGACGCGGGCAAAGCCCGGCGTATTCGGCGCGTAGAGGCCGTGCACCAGCGTATCGGCGTTGCAGTGCTCGGCGCCCAGCTCGACCAGCGTGCGGCAGACGAGGCTCTTGCCCGCGGCGATCGAGCCCGTCACTCCGATAACCAGCGGCATGGCGCTCCCCCGGCAAAAACTGCGGCATCGAGCACGGCGGGCCGTTCGCCCAGAGTCTACTCTACCCCGAACGCGGCGGATCGGCGTGGCCTTCTTATGACTCCGCTGTCGGCGCGGATCACCTCGCCGCTTGAGCTGCTACAGTCTCTCCCGATGGCCCTTTGCGCGGTGAAAGGAGCGGACAATGGCAGCGGCCGACGAGGCGACGCAAAAGCTGCAGCCGGCGGACCCGCGGGAGGTGCGAGCCTTCGCGGGCAAGCTGTTCGACTTCTACAACGGCGCCATGGTGACGTTTATGGTCGACATCGGCCGTCGCACGGGCCTGTTCGAGGCGGCGGCGCGCGGCCCGGCCAGCAGCGCCGAGCTGGCCGGCCGCGCCGGGCTGCAGGAACGCTACGTGCGCGAGTGGCTGGCGGCGCTGACCGCCGGCGGCGTCTTCACGTATGAACCGGCCGGCGGCATCTACATCCTGCCGCCGGCGCACGCCGCCTGCCTCACCGGCGACCCGAGGACCAACCTGACGGCTCCCAGCCGGCTGCCCGTGCTGCTGGGCAAGTTCGTGCCCGCGCTGGCGGAGTGCTTCGTTAACGGCGGCGGCGTCCCCTACTCGGCCTTCCGGCCCGAGTTTACCGAGAGCCAAACGATCACCAGCCGGACCCGCCACGACGCCTGGCTGCTCGACGGCTACCTGGCGGTGGGCGGCCTGCGCGAGCGGCTTGCGGCCGGCGCCCGCGTGGCCGATGTCGGCTGCGGCACGGGCCACGCCGTCAACCTGATGGGCCGAGCCTTCCCCGTCTCCAGCTTCACCGGCTTCGACATCGCCGCGGACGCGCTGGCGCTGGGCGAGGCGGAGGCCCGCGAGTTCGGCCTGCCGAACGTGCGCTTCGTGCGCCGCGACGTGGCCGAGCTGCCCGCGCAGCCACCCTTCGACCTGATCACCAGCTTCGACGCGATCCACGACCAGGCGCGGCCGGCAGCCGTGCTGCGCGGCATCCGCTCGGCGCTGGCCCCCGGCGGCGCGTACCTGATGGTCGAGCCGCGCGCCGGCAGCAACCTGGAAGAGAACCTCCGGAACCCCGGCGCGCCCTTCGCCTACGGTGTGAGCGTGCTGCACTGCCTCACCGTCTCGTTGGCGGAAGGCGGCGCCGGCCTGGGCACGCTCTGGGGCGAGCAGATCGCCCGCCGGATGCTGGGCGAGGCCGGTTTCACCTCCGTCGAAGTCACGCCCGCGCCCGACCGGCTGAACAACCTCTTCCTCTGCCGGCCAGAGTGAGCGAGAAGCGGTAGCCGCTGTGCGACGTTCCGCCAGGCGCCCGGATAACCGCACACCCACCGGAGCGCCCGACGCCGGATCGCCCCTCGCCCAGGATTGGGAGAGGGGTATGTAGTATGAGGTGAGGGCCGACTACTCCGGCGCGCCGAGCCGGCGCAGCGGTGTCACGTTCGGCGGCAGCTCGGCGGCGCCGTTGTGCGCGGGCGGCGCGGCGCCGTCGGCCACAGCCAGACCGGCGCCGGGCAGGTAGTCCACGATCTCGTAGCGGTAGCCCTGCTCGGTGAGAAAGCGCTGGCGATTGGCGGCGAAGTCGCGGTCGCGCGTGTCGCGCGTGACCACACTGTAGAAGCGCGCCTGGCCGCCGTCCGACTTCGGCCGCAGGATGCGCCCCAGCCGCTGCGCTTCTTCTTGCCGTGAGCCAAAGCTGCCCGAGGCCTGGATCGCCACGTTGGCGTCGGGCAGGTCGATCGAGAAGTTCGCAACCTTGGAGACGACGAGCAGCTTCTCCTCGCCCGCCTTGAACTTCGCGTAGAGCTTCTCGCGCTCGCGGTTCGGCGTCTTGCCGGTGATGATCGGGCACTCCAGCAGCTTGGCGAAGTGATCGAGCTGTTCAAGGTACTGGCCGATGACAAGCACCGTATCGGCGCGGTGCAGCGCCGCCAGGTCCACGACGACCTGCTCCTTGGTCGGGTTGGTGCTGGCGATACGGAACTTCTCGGTCGGATCGGCCACGGCGTAAGCCATGCGCTGCGACTCGTGCAGCGGCACGCGCACCTCGACGCAGGTCGCCGTGGCGATCCAGCCCTGCGCTTCGAGATCGCGCCAGGGCACGTCGTAGCGCTTCGGCCCGACGAGGGCGAACACGTCGTCTTCGCGGTGGTCCTCGCGCACCAGCGTGGCCGTGAGACCGAGCCGGCGCCGCGCCTGGATCTCGGCGGTGATGCGGAAGACGGGCGCGGGCAGCAGGTGCACCTCGTCGTAGACGATCAGCCCCCAGTTCTCCTGGTTGAACAGCTCGAGGTGCGGGTAGGTCTCGCGCCGCTCGGCGTCGCGCTTGACGTGCGTCATCACCTGATAGGTCGCCAGCGTGACGGGCTTGATCTCCTTGCGGGCGCCGGAGTACTCGCCGATCTCGTCGGGGCGGAGCGATGTCTTATCCAGCAGCTCGTCGCGCCACTGGTGCACGGCGGTGACGCTGGTGCAAAGGATCAGCGTACGTGCGTTGGCCTTCGCCATCGCCGCCATGCCGATCACGGTCTTACCGGCGCCACAGGGCAGGACGAGGGCGCCGCTGCCGCCGCGCGCCGTGCCGCCTGCCCAGAAGGCATCGGCCGCCTGGGTCTGGTATTGGCGCAGCTCGAAGTGCAGGCCGGTCTTCGTCTCCTCCCGCAGCGCGATCTCAAGCCGCTCGCCCTCGACGTAGCCGGCGAGGTCTTCCGCGGGCCAGCCGATGCGGATCAGCGCCTGCTTGAGCCGGCCGCGCTCGTGCGCGGGCACGGCGATCTCCAGCGGGTCGGTGCGGGCGAGGAAGAGGCGCTGCAGCTCCTTGTGGCTCCAGATCTCCTCGACGAGATACTGGTCGTCGCCGCGCAGCACCAAATCGTCGCCGCGCTTTTCGAGCTTCAGCCGCCCGTAGCGGCCGGCGTAGTCGCGCACATCGGCGACAACGCTGCCGGGTACGTCGAACTTGGAGAAGCGCTCCAGCGCCGCCACCATCTGGTCGGGCTCCATGCCGGCGGCGCGGGCGTTCCAGAGCGAGAGCGGGGTGATTCGATAGGTGTGGATGTGCTCGGGGCTCTTCTCCAGCTCCGCGAACGGCGCCAGCGCATCGCGCGCCTGCGGGTAGAGCGGGTTCTCAACCTCCAGCAGCACGGTGTTGTCCGACTGGACGATGAACGGGTTGTCGGGTTGATACATGGATCGGCCCTTCGACGGCAGTGCTCGCTCCATTATCGCCGCTGCGTCGCCGCCGCTCATAGCGAGCCGAGCAGTCGGAGACGATGCCTGCTGACGCGCTGGTCAGTGCTTTCAATCCAGGCTCGCCATCGCCACTATCGAGCGGGTACGGGGTGGCCGCGGCGAGGTTTGCTCAGAAGATCGGCGTATCCGGCTCCAGTCCGAACAACACCCGCCCGGCCGCCTCCATGACGCGCGGATGCACGACGGCGTGCTGCGTCATCGCGTGGACATCGCGGAAGGCGCGTTCCAGCGGAAAGCTGGTGTAGAGCGAGGTGGCGCCGCCGCTCAGGTAGAGCAAATCCACCGCCTGCACGGCACTGTTCACCGCGTGATTCGTCGCCAGGCGTACGCGCATGCACCCCGCCGCATCGGCTTCACCGTCCGCGAGCACCTGGCTCCACAGCCGCTCAACCGTCTCGAAGAGCAGCAGCCGTGCCGATCCGACGAGCGCCTCCGCTTGCGCCAGCCGCGCCTGGGCGCCGTGATCCTCGCTCAGCGTGCCGCGCGAGACTTCGGGCCGCTTGGCGCCGCCAAGCTCGATCAGCGCCTCGATCGCCGCGCGGGCGATGCCGAGCGCCAGCGCACCGCAGCCCGGACCAACGCGCGTGGATGAAGGGAAGCGGTAGCGCGGCTCCGGCAGCACAAGCGGATCGGAGTGCCACGATCCACAGTGTTCGGGCACGAAGAGGTCTTCTACTATGACGTCGTGGCTGCCGGTGCCGCGCAGACCGCCCGCGCTCCAGGTATCGACGATCCGGCAGTCGGCGGTGCGGCAGTACATATGGCGTCGCTGCGGTGTGCCGGCCGGCGTTGGCCGCGGGCTGCCACCCTCATGCACGATGCAGTGGAGCTGCAGCCACTCGGAGATCTGGCAGCCACTGACCAGCGACCAGCGGCCGCTCACGCGATAGCCGCCATCCACGACCTCGGCGCGTCCCTTCGGCTGCGTGCTGTTGGCCGTGATGACAGCCGGCGCCGAGAAGATTTCGGCCGCAGCGCGCGCATCGAGCCGCGCCACCGTCCAGTAGGTGTTGCCGTTCCACACGCACCAGGCGACGGCGGGGTCGGCCTTCGCCAGCTCTTCGAAGATCAGCAGCCCCTCGGCCGGCTTCAGGTCGAGTCCGCCGTACGCGGCCGGCAGCGAGATGCGGAAGAAGCCGGCCGCGGCCAGGTCGGCGGCGAGGTCGTCGGGCAGGCGTCGCTCGGTCTCGATCCGATCGCGCTCCGCAAGCAGCCGTGGCCGGAACGCGCGGGCCGTTGCCAGCAGCGGCGTGACCGCCTCGCTTAAATCGATGGTCGTCATCATCATCTCCATGGCCATCGGACGGAGAAGGCGACTGATCAGCACCGGGCGAACGCCAGCGATATTGCGCCAGCATGCGGAGCGCGCCGAGCGGGTGTCAACGTCGCACGCACGGCCGAACCTTGAGACTTCGGCAAACGTGGCAAGCCGGGGCCGGTTCCAACGGCGGCTCTATTCCTCCGCCACGACCGTCGCGGCCGCACCCTGCCCGCCCGGCCAGCCCCCTGCCGCCGCCGTGCGTGTCACGGCCGACAACATCTCCGCCGGACACAGCGGAGTCGATACACCGTCAGAGGGACGCACCGCGTATGCTGACGACGGGCAGCGAAGGGAGGGCCAGATGCAGCGGGTGTCGATCGGCTCGGTCGAGATCACGGCGTTGCTCGACGCCCCCTTCCTCCAGAACCCCAGGATTCTGACGCCGGACCATGCGGACGAGATGGCGGCCGAGTACCGCGATTCGCTCGACGATCGCGGGCTGTGCATGGGCGCCGTCACTTGCTATCTCATCCACGCCGCCGGCCAGCGCATCCTCGTCGACACCGGCATCGGCCCGCGCAAGCGCCCTGGCTTTCCCGCCGGCCATCTCGACGACGCGCTGCGCGAGGCCGGCGTCCGCCCCGATGAGATCGACGTCGTGGTCCACACGCACCTGCACACCGACCACATCGGCTGGAACACCTACGACGGCGAAGACGGACGGATCGCGGTCTTCTTCCCCAGGGCGCGGTTCGTGATCCAGCAGGCCGAATGGGACTACTGGATGACGCCCGAAATGCTGATCGAACCCCGCCACGCTGCTCTGAGCGAGTGCATCGAGCCCCTGCGCGACGGCGGACGCATGCAGTTCACGCAGGGCGAGGAGACGTTCGGCAAACATCTCGTCTTCATCTCCGCGCCCGGCCACACGCCTGGGCACGTCGCCATCGGTATCTCCGACGCGGGCGAGCGCGGGGTGATCATCGGCGACGCGAGCCATCACCCGTTCCACGTGGCGCACCCCGACTGGGTCACACCGCTCGACTGGGATCCGGTGCAGGCCGCGGCCAGCCGCGATCGTATCTTCAACCTGGCGGCGGATGAGCAGCGCCTGGTGCTGGGCGGCCACTGGAAGCACCCCGGCTGGGGCTCCATCGTGCGCTTGAACAGCAAGCGCAGCTTCCGCGCCCGCTGACCACCGGAATGAACCGGCGAGGGCCGATCCCGACGCTGGCTTTGCGGCGGAGGTTCTCGCCCCGGGGCGCTTCCCGCCGGCGGCGCGTTCTGCGCAGCGCTAATTGTAGCCCGGGCGGAACCGTTGGCCGGTCATGCGCGCCCAGTTAATGCGCTCGACCTTGAACTCGCGGCGGCGGCCCGTGCTGCGGTCGTAGCCGTAGGCCGTCTGGCCGTCGAACATCTCCGGCTCGATCTCGCGCTTGCTCGTGCGCTCAACGCCGTTGCTCTTGCCGCGGTACTGCATCTCGACCACGGCCCGCCGTGCCACGGCGTCCTCGAGCAGGCCGATCACCGCCTGCAAGCTCGTCGCCCGGCCGCCCGCCTCCGCCAGCAGCTCCTCGTCCTCGCCGTCGATCGAGAACACCGGCGGCGTCGCCCGGCCCGCGCCCTGCGCGCCGCCGCCGGCCGGCAGGGCGCGCAGGACGGGGTGTGCCGTGCCCGCGGTGGTGTCGGCCACGGGCATGTGGCCGGCGGCGCGCAGCGCGTCGAGAATCGTGCCGATCGGCCCGCCGAAGCAGATCGCGACCGTCTCTGAGAGCCGGCGCAGGTTCAGCGCCGCCAGCTTGCGGTCGGCCATCAGCTCGACGAGCAGATGCGGATCGTCCACGGTGATGTAGTAGTTCGCCTGGCCCACGTGCAGGCGGCCGTGCAGCCGGCTCACCTCCTCCAGCAGCGCCAGCACCGTGGGCGGCAGCGGCGCATCGCTGTGCTGCTCCAGCAGCTTGCGGATCGAGGCGGGCGTGGCTTTGCGGTCCAGCGCCCGGCGCAGCGAGGCGCGGGTGAGCGTCAGTGTGCGCATACCGGGGGCGCCGCGCAGGTCGGCGAAGTCGCGCAGGGCGAGATAGAGCGAGGGCGCGACGTTGGGCGGCGCAAGGATATCCAGCGTCGGCTGCACGATGATGCGATCGGTGCGCGGCGGCAGCTCCGCCTCGGCCGCCGACTCGCCGCGCAGCAGTACGCGCCCCGCCGGCGTAAGCCGTAACGCGACCGTGTCGGGCGGCGTGCCGGGCGTGCCGCTGGTTTGCAGCGGCTCGGCCAGACCCAGCCAGGCGAGTGTGCGCAGGAAACCGCGGGCGAATTTCTCCGGCGAGGGGATGTCGCCCGGCAGCAGCGCTCGTGTCCCCGTGCCGCCGAAACGCAGCGGCGCCGCAAACGCGAGCCGTGCGGCGTACGAAACGAGCGCCGCGCCCGTGTCCGGCAGCGTCCTGATCTGCTCAAGCGCCGTCTCGCGCTCCTCGCGGCCGATGTCGAACTGCGCCTCGCCGCGGTCCAGCCCCTCGTCGCGGTCGTCGCGCCAGCCCCGCAGCTCCTTCCAGCCTTCCAGCAACGCCGAGCGCGCCTCGATCTCCGGCTGCTCGAACAGCTCGGCCACGCGCTTCGGCCGCACCTTCAGGCCGGCGTTGCCGTCCAGCAGCTTGAGCTGCAGGGCCAACGTGGCGAGCAGATCGGCGTAGACCGCGTCGTTGAGGCTGAGCTGGCGGGCGATGCGCTTGATCGCCGGCCGGGGAAAGAGCCGGCGCTGCGTCAGCGCGGGGCGCGTCTCGTCGATGAAGTGCAGGCATTCGGCCAGGTCCAGCAGCGGTGCGGGCTGGCCGCCGGCGGGCCTGGCCTCGGCCGGCGGCGGCGCGAAGACCGGTTCGGCGAAGTCGGCCGCGCTGAGCGAGAGCGGCGGCACCAGCGCCTGCAAGACCTCGTCCACGACGGTGAAGGAGCTGGCCCAGTCCCCGCCGTAGGGCACGACAAGGCCGCGCCCCTGCAACGTCATCAGCGGCCCGGGGTTGCCGCGCCAGGCATTCTGTGTCAGGCGCAGCTCGTAGCCGTAGTAGCTGTTCCTGCCCGCCGCTTTGGGGAAGCGCTGCAGCAGGCTGTAGGCATCCACCGTGCCGCCCGCGTCGAGCACGCCCTGGAACACGTCGCGTTCGTCCGGCGGCAGGGCGGCGATCTCTTTGCGCAGGCGCTCGCCGTCCTTCAGCGCGGCGACGAGCGCCTGCACACGGTCCTGCTTGCGTGGCTTTGCCGGCGTCAGCCCCATCGCCGCGCAGATCACGCCGAGCGTATCCGAGTTCAGCGCCTCGAAGACCTGCTGCGCCGGCCGGGCGCCGCCCAGCCGTCCCATCAGCACAGCGCCGATCGCGGCCGGCACGGCCAGCGCGTCGTGCGGCGCCGCGGCGGGAATGACCAGCAGCAGCTCGCGCAGCCGTTGTAATGCGGCACGCAACAGCGATACATCGGCGTGCTGGCGCAACCGCTCGATCAGCCGCTCGGCCGTGAGCGGCCCGAGCTGCCAGACGGCCCGCAGCACGGCGAGATCGCGGTGTGTCAGCTCGGCCAGCGCGAGCTGAATGCCCGGCACGGCGACGAGCTGCGTGGCGAGGACCGCGCGGCGCGTAGAGAGATCGACGCCGCCGAACTGGCCGAGCTGCAGGCCGCGCGCTTCGGTGATACGGTCCAGCTCCGCCGCCGGCAGCCGCGCCAGCGCGCCCGCGATCTCCTGCGTCGCCGGGTCGAGCCAGCCAACCGGCGTGTAGAGCGCCATCTTCCCGCCTCGCTCTGTGTATTGTAAGGGGCGGCACGGCTACGGGCGCACGCCGCGGGCGGTACGCGGCCCGGGAGCGGACGGGCAATCGCGATGCGCATCATGATCGCCCCGCAGGAGTTGAAGGGCAGCCTCAGGGCCGCCGAAGCCGCCGCCGCGATCGCTGACGGCCTGCAGCGTGCCTTGCCCGCGGCCGAATTCGACCTGCTGCCGCTGGCGGACGGCGGGCCGGGCACGCTCGACGCGCTGCTGGCGGCGCGTGGCGGCGAGGCGCGCACGGCGCGGGTGAGCGGGCCGCTTGCCGGCGCGAAAGTCGAGGCGCGCTTCGGCGTCTTCGCAGGCGGCATGGCGCTGATCGAGACGGCGGAGGCGAACGGGCTGGCGCTGCTGACCCGGCTGGGGCTGGCGCAGGACCCGGCTCAAGCAACGACGCGCGGCGTCGGCGAGTTGATCGGCGTCGCGCTGGATGCCGGTTGCCGCCGCTTCCTGCTCGGCATCGGCGGCAGCGCTACCAACGACGGCGGCGCCGGCATGGCGCAGGCGCTCGGCTTCCGCCTGCTGGACGCGCACGGCCAGGAGCTTGCGCCGGGCGCGGCGCCGCTGGCGCGGCTGGACCGCATCGAGGCGGGCGGCGCCGACCCGCGCCTGGCGGCATGCGCCTTCGAGGTGGCCGTGGACGTGCAGAACCCGCTCTGCGGCCCGCAGGGCGCGACGGCGGTCTACGGCCCGCAGAAGGGGGTGCGGCCCGAGCAGGTTGCGGACCTCGATGCGGCGCTGCGCCGCCTGGGCGAGACGATCGCCCGCGACCTCGGCCGCGACGTGCTGGAGCTTCCCGGCGCGGGCGCGGCGGGCGGGCTAGGCGCGGGGCTGGTCGGCTTTCTCGGTGCGCGGCTGCGGCCGGGCTTCCAGATCGTCGCCGAGGCGGTGGAGCTGGAAGCGCATGCCCGCGCCGCCGATCTGATCGTCACCGGCGAGGGGCGGCTGGACGGCCAGACGCCGTTCGGCAAGACGATCGCCGGTCTTGCAGCCGTGGCACGGCGACACGGCAAACCCGTGATCGCACTGGTCGGCGGCATCGCGGCGGACTTCAAGCCGGAGACGGTGCCGGGCCTCACGGCGGCGTTCGCGCTCACCTCGCGTCCGCTGTCCCTGGATGAGGCGCAGGCCGAGGCGCGCCGGCTACTCGCAGCCGTGGCTGAACAGGTGGGACAGGTGATCGCGGCGCTGGGCTGAAATGCTCGCTGCGCCGGGTGTTGGGGCAGGTGCGGGGCGGTATGGGACGACTGCATCGGCCCCTACGGGCGTGGATGCAACAGATCGCGTTCGAGGCCGGCCATGCGCAGCAGCTCGTAGTCGGTGGCGCAGCCGTTGCAGAACCGCAGCTCGCCGTAGGCCAGGGCGCCGGCGGCGGACCGCTCGCGCCCGCAGCGGTCGCAGACCATCGTTTCGGCGGGAAGCGAGCGGGCGAGGTCGTCGTCGCGGAAGGTGCGCATGGCGCCGAAGATCGCCGCGATCTGCGCGGCGCTGAGCGACGGGCGCGGCACCAGGCCGGCGCTCGCCGTCCCATCATTGGGCTGCTCTGTCCGGCGCGAGCCGTGCTTCATCCGCTTTGCCCTCCGCGTCCAGCCTAGCGCCGCTGCTGGCGTTCCCGATTACGAACGGGTAAAAAGCTGGTGAAAGCTTCGTTTCTCGCGTCGAGACCTGGTAAGGAAGCACACGATCATGGCCGAATCGCAGCCTCTCTTGCTGCTCGTGCAGCTCAACGTCGCCCCGGAGCACGAGACGGCGCTGAACGACTGGTATCACGCGCATGTGCCGCACCTCTTGCAGGTGCCCGGCTACCGCTGGGGCCGGCGCTACCGCGGTATCGTGGGCGAGATCGGCTACCTGGCGCTCTATGCGATCGCCGGGCGCGAGTGGCTGCCGCGCCTGCTCGGCGCCGACCCGGCGCAGCGCCCCGCGATCGTCAACGCGGAGTTCGAGAAGTTCGGCGCTCTGCCCGGTCTCTCCGACGTGGCGATCAACGTCTTTGAGCAGGTCTACGGCACGCCCTTCACGCCGACGCTGCTGGACCGCGACTATCTGCTCAGCCTGGTGACCAGCGCCTGCCGGCCGGAGGTGGAAGAGGAGTTCAACCGCTGGTACAACGGCTCGCACGTGCCCAACCTGCTCAAAGTGCCGGGTTATGTGAGCGGCATGCGCTTCCGCCTGGTGGACGACCCCGCGCTGGCGCACCTGAACATGGCGCCGCGCTACCTGGCGCTGTACGAGATCCAGAGCGCGGAGAGCGTGCCGCACATCGCCGACCCGGAGACGATGAGCCCGGAGGCCCGCGCCGAGTTCCAGAATTTCCAAACGCTCGGCGCACCGCTGCTGCACGGGGCGATCGGCTGGAACATCTACACGCCGCTGGCCAAGCACTGGCCCCCATCCCCCGGTTCATCCCTCGGCCCCCAATCCTAGGGGAAGGGGAGATCGATGTACGGGGCGATTGCGGCTGAAGGCGGAGCGCAAGCGCTCCCCGGATCCGATCCGAAGCTCCCCTCTCCATGGAATGGAGGGGGGCTGGGGGTGAGGCCACACGGCGCGCTGCACAGCCACCGCCCAATCGGATCGCCCCGTTCCTCCCCACTCTCCCCTGTGTTCCCCATCTGCCCCATAGTCCCCCGTGGTCCCCATGAATGGGGAGAAGGATCAGGGGCCAGGGGCCGGCGGCAGCGCCAGGCGCAGCGTGCCGCTCCACTGGACCGCGGCCGAGCGCGGGTAGCGATCGACGGCGCCCGGCTGCGGCAGGCTGGCCGTGGCGCCGTCGCTGAAGGGGATGGCGGCCGGCGAGGCGGGGCTCAGGTTCGTCGTGCCCGCGCCGATGCCGGAGAAGTCGCGCACACTCTGGCCGCCGTCGGCCGCACAGGCGCCGGAGCCGCGCACGTCCTCCTGCGTCACGCGGATCGTGGCAATGCGCAGCGTGCCGCCGTCGTCGGTGACGCTGCCGGCGATCTCGACCTGCGGGTTGACCAGGTGCAGATCCCAGGCACAGCCGTTGGCGTTCAGCGCAAGCGCGGCGCTGATCGGCGCGGTGCTGTCGAAGGTGTCGTCGCTGTCGAGGGCAATGCCCACGTCGTTCGCCGTGTAGCTGTAGGTGTAGCTGCCGCCGCCCTCGAGCGAAACCGCCAGCGTGGCCACGAACGAGACGCTGGCGCCGGC from Dehalococcoidia bacterium harbors:
- a CDS encoding helicase-associated domain-containing protein; the protein is MALYTPVGWLDPATQEIAGALARLPAAELDRITEARGLQLGQFGGVDLSTRRAVLATQLVAVPGIQLALAELTHRDLAVLRAVWQLGPLTAERLIERLRQHADVSLLRAALQRLRELLLVIPAAAPHDALAVPAAIGAVLMGRLGGARPAQQVFEALNSDTLGVICAAMGLTPAKPRKQDRVQALVAALKDGERLRKEIAALPPDERDVFQGVLDAGGTVDAYSLLQRFPKAAGRNSYYGYELRLTQNAWRGNPGPLMTLQGRGLVVPYGGDWASSFTVVDEVLQALVPPLSLSAADFAEPVFAPPPAEARPAGGQPAPLLDLAECLHFIDETRPALTQRRLFPRPAIKRIARQLSLNDAVYADLLATLALQLKLLDGNAGLKVRPKRVAELFEQPEIEARSALLEGWKELRGWRDDRDEGLDRGEAQFDIGREERETALEQIRTLPDTGAALVSYAARLAFAAPLRFGGTGTRALLPGDIPSPEKFARGFLRTLAWLGLAEPLQTSGTPGTPPDTVALRLTPAGRVLLRGESAAEAELPPRTDRIIVQPTLDILAPPNVAPSLYLALRDFADLRGAPGMRTLTLTRASLRRALDRKATPASIRKLLEQHSDAPLPPTVLALLEEVSRLHGRLHVGQANYYITVDDPHLLVELMADRKLAALNLRRLSETVAICFGGPIGTILDALRAAGHMPVADTTAGTAHPVLRALPAGGGAQGAGRATPPVFSIDGEDEELLAEAGGRATSLQAVIGLLEDAVARRAVVEMQYRGKSNGVERTSKREIEPEMFDGQTAYGYDRSTGRRREFKVERINWARMTGQRFRPGYN
- a CDS encoding glycerate kinase, producing MRIMIAPQELKGSLRAAEAAAAIADGLQRALPAAEFDLLPLADGGPGTLDALLAARGGEARTARVSGPLAGAKVEARFGVFAGGMALIETAEANGLALLTRLGLAQDPAQATTRGVGELIGVALDAGCRRFLLGIGGSATNDGGAGMAQALGFRLLDAHGQELAPGAAPLARLDRIEAGGADPRLAACAFEVAVDVQNPLCGPQGATAVYGPQKGVRPEQVADLDAALRRLGETIARDLGRDVLELPGAGAAGGLGAGLVGFLGARLRPGFQIVAEAVELEAHARAADLIVTGEGRLDGQTPFGKTIAGLAAVARRHGKPVIALVGGIAADFKPETVPGLTAAFALTSRPLSLDEAQAEARRLLAAVAEQVGQVIAALG